From a region of the Triticum aestivum cultivar Chinese Spring chromosome 7D, IWGSC CS RefSeq v2.1, whole genome shotgun sequence genome:
- the LOC123170899 gene encoding uncharacterized protein: MLMLNLGQHGLVNAVVAAASTGSSAVPRMMLPESPRTLACNPVPGFHVYPRASHLSGECSPDVSVVAPSTPAPAPIDLNATPVAGGSSSGGTRKRARQTPVGVLPEARNLFEGMPSAVDEDYMQNLIFEGGAPAAGYDPDETQSQDGRGAFTPSAGYDPDQGPFMRDQVGIDLDGFPLDHEFPDDYGLEEEDECDIKVEPLFEDELANQAAGPKPKRKSKRMKAYTATEDKLLCEYLSVAIIFRLKGFNTVNGFLLLVR, encoded by the coding sequence atgctaaTGTTAAACCTTGGCCAGCACGGCCTCGTCAACGCCGtcgtcgccgcggccagcaccggctcatcGGCGGTTCCTCGGATGATGCTGCCTGAGTCGCCCCGCACGTTGGCTTGCAACCCGGTCCCCGGCTTCCACGTGTACCCGCGGGCCTCCCACCTCTCCGGTGAGTGCTCGCCCGAcgtgagcgtggtcgcgccttccacgcccgcgcccgcgcccatcgacctcaacgccaccccggtGGCCGGTGGCTCGTCATCCGGTGGCACGAGGAAACGCGCGCGGCAGACGCCGGTCGGCGTGCTCCCGGAGGCCCGCAACCTGTTCGAGGGAATGCCGTCCGccgtcgacgaggactacatgcagaacctcatcttcgagggcggcgcgccggccgctggctacgatcccgacgagacacaaagccaggacggccgcggggcgttcacgccgtccgctggctatgatcccgatcaggggcccttcatgcgtgatcaggtcggcatcgacctggacggcttcccactcgaccacgagttcccggatgactacgggctagaggaagaggacgagtgcgacatcaAAGTGGAGCccttgttcgaggacgagctcgccaaccaagccgccggtcctaagccgaagcgcaagagcaagcgcatGAAGGCATACACGGCGaccgaggacaagcttctttgcgagt